The Lonchura striata isolate bLonStr1 chromosome 9, bLonStr1.mat, whole genome shotgun sequence region AATCGCTGTGGAAACCTTCACCAGCTTTGCAGCTGACAAGTGGATCTTGAAGTGCCTGTGGAAGTGGGCATAAAGGCAGTCCATGAAGACATCCACCTCCTCTTGGGTGATCTCTCCTGGCGTTTTTTGCACCGTGTCCCACAGAGCTTTGGCATCCTCTGGGTGGATGGCGTAGGAAATATCCAGGGGTTGCGCCAGGCAGGGCACGGAGAAAATGAGTTCCACGGCAGAGGCAGCTCTGTCCAGCTTGCAGCCAGCCCACATGGCCACCATCCAGCTGAGGTTCAGGGGGCTGATGGCCAGGCGGCGGAAGCAGCAGTCAAAAGTCTTCTGGAACCAGCTGCCAACCAGGGACGTGTAGCTCTCGGGCCCGTGGGTCAGGAACAGGGGCAGGCAGGTGAAGTGCTCCGGCACGTTCTCGGAAAGGTCATCTCCAAACACGGAGCAGAACCAGCCCGACCACACCAGTTTGTCTTCAGAGTTCTTGGAGGAGGCTTGTGACCTCGAAgagagctgggatggggagaagaagCATTGCAATGCTGCAAAACAggtatggcttttttttttttttttttttaggtcagCTAAAAATAGATTTTGATTGTAAGTTTTAAGTGTTTGGtaaaagtgggtttttttttttcctttgtgtcaAACACATACAATTATTCAGTCCATCCATTACATCCCTAAAAGTTGTATGCAATTCTGttgaaaacaacagaaaaagcacTTTTAAATTCTTTAGGAACAGTCCTGAGTTTATGCTGCTTACCTCCCATGGTACATCCTACAACCATTGACACAATGAACCTGACATTTAAGTAGCACATTTCACTTGAAGCAAAGCATTTCCGAAATTAATTAAGCTCTGGCCAGGAAGTGGGATTATGCTTTatccaggaagaaaaataacccATCCAAGTCCTGGCAGTAAATTGACTGCTGAACTAAAACATCAGACAGAGATTGCTTTGTATAGTTGTGTTTATAACAGAGTATAGTTGTACTCTGATGCTGTTAAGAAGTTGAACTCAAACTTGCTATATTTACTGTATGCATTGCTTAGGGGAGATCACAGGATCAGTCAGGCTGAAAAGGACCTCTGAGGTCATTAAGTCCAGCCTGTGACCAAACACAACCTTGTCATTAGACCAGGGTTTTAActgtgccacatccagtcttgaacacctccagggacagtgactccaccatcTCCCAGGGCAGCCAATTCAAATGTCTAATTCTTCCTAatttccagcctaaacctcccctggcacagcctaaGACTGTAAATGTTCATTTCCAGTTAAAAACAGACAGGATTCAGTTTCATTAGATCACAATGGATACCCCAGTAGCCATTCCACACAGCTAGGGCttaactttggggttttctttcaaGACGGAGCGTTTCATCACAGCAAAAACAGCCGGTCTCACCTGCACCAGGAGGGCATCCTGGTCCAGCTCGCTGCCCCTGAGGTCGGCAAGGCTGGACAGGGCCACCTTGATGTCCAGCTCGACGCCCACCTCCACGGCCAGCCCCTTCTGCTTCTCGGCGGCGATGAAGGCGCCCAGCAGCCGCGCGTAGTCCCGGAGGCGGCAGCGGCGGAAGCGGTACAGGGGGGTCACGCTGTACAGCGTCCAGGCTTTGCGCAGCAGGAACGCCGTTTTCTGCGGGTCCGCCTTCTCCTAGGGGGACACGAAAAGAAAAGGAACGAGGTTAAGGTTTGCTTTTCCCGCGCGGCGCAGCGCGGCGCGCCtgaggggacacggaggggacagggaggcgccgccgcccgcgcctcCCCGTACCTGAGAGCACAGCGCTGGCACGATGTGGCGGCCGCTGGAGCTGACGCCGAGGCGGCCGTGGCTCCGTCCGAAGGGCAGAGCCCGGGAGAGCCGCCGGAGGCTGGGCAGGGTCCGCACCGCGCCGTCCTCCGGCGCCTCCTCCGCCATGGCGGCCGCGGCCCGCCGGCGCCGTTCGAACTCCTTCCCGTCGGCCCCCGCGCGGGGCGCGCCCCCTCCGCCATCTTTGAGGCGGGCGGCAGTGAGGGCGGGAAGCGGCCGCGGGTtgtttcccctttttctcttttccctttttccttttcccctccgGAACTCTCGGTTTTCACTCCGCGAAGGTCCCCGGCGCTCATCCCCGTGTTTCGGGCTGAGGGGATGGCGCTGCCCCGGCTGCTGGTGCGAGCGCTGCACCGGGCGGCCGCTTCCGCCGCGGCTCCAGGTGAGGAGCCGCGCTGGTCCCATCCCCTCGAGGTTTGGGTTCCTTTTTTTACAGGTCAGGGTAGTCCACACAGTCGATTAATATCACTCTTTCTGCTGGTTATTTTCCCTATATCGCTTTATTAAGCGTCTTGTCTCAATCTCTTACAATTCTAAAGGCTGTCATGAAGGTAGCGAGATTGGCTCTGGAAGTTATTTATACATTTCCAGGTCACGGCATCCTTCAGGCTTCTTCTTGCAAGCTGCGCCTCTTGCACGTTCTGTAAATGGTGTGCTTGGTTCTGTGAATGGGGCCATGACTGCAGGCACACGGAGGGCTGTGCAAACCTTTCTGTAACCGTGGCTCAGGCCTTCTTCCAGTTGTTTCAGGCAGAAACTCTTCAATTTACGCCTGCATGGTGTAAACTGAACGCTCCTCCGCGGGTGTTGAATTCTTGGTTTGTTAAGCTCTGCTGTGTCACCACCAGGAACTGcagtggcaggacaagggggaatggctttgaaCTGAAGGAGGgcaggtttgggttggatattagaagaaattcttccctgtgagagtggtgaggtcctggcacagTTGCtaagaggagctgtggctgccacatctctggaagtgtccaagcccaggctggatggggctctgaacaacctgggacagtggaaagtgtccctgcccatagtagttgggtggaatgagatgacctttaaggtccttGAAACCCagactgttctgtgattctagaTTTAAATGTGGATTTGTCAGCGTCCCTCAGGATTGATCTATGACTTTTGCTTCTCTTGCTCCTGAAATTTACAGGGCAGCAGGTTGCAGCAAGGCTATGTTCAAGTATCTTTGTGAAAGCTTAACTGAGAAACAAATAATCCCTATTTAAAATACATGACTAGCTTCATTTCATGTTTGTGTTATAGTATCTTAGTGCAGATTTATATAGGAAGTAACTTTtccatgtatatatataaattttattgGGAGGGAAAGCTCTATTATTTATTCTGTCTCATCTGCAAAAGCCTTgagatattttttatatatttatttatttctatttaagaTTTCAACAGTTTTGTCACTCGGACCAACACGTGTGGAGAGCTGCGTGCTGCTCATGTGGGACAGAAAGTAACCCTGTATGGATGGATTCAGTATCAAAGGTAAGTGCAAACCTTGGTGAAAATGGAGATGATTATTTGCCAGATCCAGTCTAAGCTGTGTTTCATCCAGCATTGCTCTCCAGTGATGGTCTGCATGGGTTTTTTGATTTTAGGAGGTCCTGAGTGTCTCATCTTTGAGCAGTTGTGGATGGGGACCCAGGAAACGGAGTTAGGATTATTGCAATGTGGTTGTGGTGATCTTGTTTTTAAAGACCTCAGAGCATGTCCCATTGGGCAGTTTTTTGATGGATAAAGCACAatggcagctgtccctgctgcagtttGAAGAAATCAAGATTTGTGGTTCTGAGTCTGGCAGTGTGGATTGTTCATGTGGAACTTTTTATGGGATGAGTGTTCCCCTTCTTGACTTATGATTGgatttggttgttgttgtttttattccaTGTGAATTTTAGTTTTATTGCTCATTTAATTGTTTTTAGTTGAGTGATGTTTCCCAGCAGGAGAATTCACATGTCCAGAATCCCAGCTCTCCGTGCATGAAAGCTCAAGTTAAAATCCTGCCTCACCTGGTTATTTGTGTGTTGTCTGAGGCTGATCACAATATGAAATAAATTGTTCAGGTGAAGTTCAGGTGTGGGAAAAGTGTCTATAATTCAGTACTTGGAAGTGCTTTGGGATGAATTGCAGGGTACTGAAAGT contains the following coding sequences:
- the CENPL gene encoding LOW QUALITY PROTEIN: centromere protein L (The sequence of the model RefSeq protein was modified relative to this genomic sequence to represent the inferred CDS: inserted 1 base in 1 codon), with the translated sequence MAEGARPARGPTGRXFERRRRAAAAMAEEAPEDGAVRTLPSLRRLSRALPFGRSHGRLGVSSSGRHIVPALCSQEKADPQKTAFLLRKAWTLYSVTPLYRFRRCRLRDYARLLGAFIAAEKQKGLAVEVGVELDIKVALSSLADLRGSELDQDALLVQLSSRSQASSKNSEDKLVWSGWFCSVFGDDLSENVPEHFTCLPLFLTHGPESYTSLVGSWFQKTFDCCFRRLAISPLNLSWMVAMWAGCKLDRAASAVELIFSVPCLAQPLDISYAIHPEDAKALWDTVQKTPGEITQEEVDVFMDCLYAHFHRHFKIHLSAAKLVKVSTAIASAHCDGIVKILHSQYLPGVLMLLTELAISQIQ